The following is a genomic window from Choloepus didactylus isolate mChoDid1 chromosome 5, mChoDid1.pri, whole genome shotgun sequence.
GTTCAAACCGATCCCAATCTCAATACATATCCCACTATGGCACAATTCCTAGCATTTAATAACATACAGTTTAGTCATGATGTTCAATTATACCCGAGGTTCTTAATCACCCAGAAGAAACAGGAGGAGAAATGTTTTGCAGGAAATCtaccttcttttaaaatatgtgtcCTGAGATTGCTCAAGTTATGAATAATTAGATCTTCAAAACAAATGTTCCAAACTTAGCCTATAGTCCTAGGCACAGCTACTCATATTCAAAGTAAGTGCTTCCATTGGTGCCATGCAtcctatgttttcttatattgTCCATTCTGCATATGCATTTCAGTTTTCTGCTTGGACGTCCATTTGATTCTGCTACCAACACAAATTCATTTCTTGTTAAATGTAgagttttcatttctcaaatgCCTTATACTAGAAGACAATGTAATTACATTAGAAGACATTTTAATTTGCAAATTCATTTCCAGTCAAGATTTGTGTAAAATGAAATCTAATTTATGCCAAAGCAAACTAAACCTACTAATCAATTCTCATTTAATGACTTCCTAGGAAGAAACTGGTGTTGGCTATGATTCTTCCCACAACACAGTTATCTTCCAAccatattgccttttttttttttcccatggctGACAAGTTTTTATTTAATGGCACATTTCTAGGTGCATAAAGAGGCCACGAGTTAATGttgttaaaaaaatcaaacatctgCTAAACAAGTGTTGCATTTAATAAAGTCACCTAAGACAGAAAAGGAGACACAGAAAACTGGACGTTCAGAGTTGAATTTCAGTCGTAGAACACTTCGCCTTCAATAAAGAGCTGGATTCTATTGGAGAGGAAGTCTGTACGGCCGAAGCAATGGAGCTGGAGGTGCTCTCAGGCATCGGCAGACTCGTTGGCCAGATGCAGCGAGCTCAGTGAGGCACTTGAAGACGAGGAACTTGTGGTTTGGAATGCATCCTCCACTGTGAGGGCTGACAAGTCTAGGGCAAGCTATCCGATATCTCTCTCAGGTCCTGTCTAGTTGGGCCCCCCCATTCCAACTGCAAAAATCACTGAAGATAACAATCAATCCCTAGCCCTAGTGTCTCGTTCTCGCTCCTTCCTTCAACCTTTTTTCAAATGGTATACTAAGGGAAACAGTTCTGAGGTCTCGGTAACAGGGTGGTAGATGCTTtgggaagttgaggcagaaaaCAGTAATCTGGACGTTCCTTTCATCTTACTGCACCGATTTAGCTTCAGTCTTTTTTCTCCTTCCGCTCCTCTCCTGCCCCCACTcatgccctcccaccccccagacAGATCTACTGGCATGAAACTGCTCTAGGAGGTTATCTCCATTGGGATTTTCCAGCAGAAGAGACactggtgttttttttgtttgtttgttttgtttttttttgtcattctgaAGTTCCCACTTCACCACCACTTTAACAGAGGGGTATTCGCTCTTCACCGGCAGTTTATTCAGGTAGGTATAAGTCTGGTCTTTTACCATGGGACACTTAATTCCACTCTTACAACCATCAGGTTCACGAATCATAAAGGGAACTTCAACACCAAACACAATGTCCTGCACCAAGGCTGTGCTATTTTGAGACTGAATTTTGCTGCTGAAGGTCACGTTGACACTGTCAGGCTGTCCCTTCTGCAGTTGGCAGAGCTGAGTGGGACACGGGCTCACATTTAATCCCTTTGTAACTCCCACCTCAGAACCGCAGTCCTTGAAATACACCGGTTCCGCCAGGGCGGCGGTGCAGAGCGCCAGGAGGAGCGCTGCGGCTGGGAAACGCACGCGGCCAAGGAAGAAAAGGCTGCCACGGTCACGAGATAAACCTGCCAGGCGGGGTCGGGGAGGAAGCCAGTCACACAACCAGTCATCACCATCCGGGCTGAGCCACCATATTGccttttaaaagtatttgatCTATTTCTATGCTTTTTCAGAAATGATTGCATTATCTGTTTACCACAAAATGAGAACTCTGTTGCCCAAACTATATAAAAAAgactttggatttttcttttagatCATTTATTTCCAGACACATTCACTtttatttccttcactttttACTGCTTGATTCCAAATGGCTTCAATAATGATTTT
Proteins encoded in this region:
- the LOC119535357 gene encoding NPC intracellular cholesterol transporter 2-like — translated: MPEHGKITDEIEKEPGETPLCWDEGTGTLLLGLELKGGPFPGYPDISPDGDDWLCDWLPPRPRLAGLSRDRGSLFFLGRVRFPAAALLLALCTAALAEPVYFKDCGSEVGVTKGLNVSPCPTQLCQLQKGQPDSVNVTFSSKIQSQNSTALVQDIVFGVEVPFMIREPDGCKSGIKCPMVKDQTYTYLNKLPVKSEYPSVKVVVKWELQNDNQCLFCWKIPMEITS